Sequence from the Fusobacteriaceae bacterium genome:
TGACAGCGCCATCGCGGGCAACAAGGCCGCCGTCATCGGCGGTTGCGCCAGCCACAGCAACATCATGACCGAATACAAATACGGCCTCCCCAGCGTCGGGACCATGGCCCACTCTTTCGTGCAGGCCTTCGGCGTCGGAAGCAAGGCCGAAAAGCTGGCCTTTGATACATTTATTAAGCACCGGAAGGACCGAAAGCTCAATTCCCTGATCCTTCTGATCGATACCTACAACGTCGTCGATACGGGCATCCGGAACGCCATCCAGGCCTTCAAAGACGCGGGTATAGACGACTCCTATCCCGGTTCCTACGGCGTCCGGATCGATTCGGGCGACTTGGCCTATTTGTCGAAAAAATGCCGGGAGCTCCTGGACCGGGCGGGCCTCAAAAAAGCGAAAATTTTCCTGACCAATTCCCTCAACGAGGAGCTGATCCGCTCCCTGAAGGAACAGGGCGCTTGCGTGGATATTTACGGCGTCGGGGACGCCATCGCGGTCAGCAAATCCTGGCCCTGCTTCGGCGGCGTGTACAAGATCGTCGAGATCGACAATAAGCCCGTGATCAAGCTGTCCGAAGACATCATCAAGATTTCAAACCCCGGATTCAAAGAGGTCTACCGGCTCTATGACAAGGACGGCCTCGCCTACGCCGATTTGATTACGCTCGCGAGAAATGACGGCGACAGGGAGAAACTCGCGAAAAACGCGACGATCAAGATCCGGGACGAAAAATACGAATTCAAAAACAGTACGCTCAAGGCCGGATCCTATACGTCGAAAAAACTGACGCAAACCTATGTGAAGGGCGGGGAGATCATCCGGGAAAATTATGAGGCCCTCTTTGACATCCTGGCCTCCCAGCGCTACTATTTCGATAATCTCACGACGCTCTCCAAGGAGCGGCAAAGACTGGAAAATCCCCACAACTACAAAGTGGATCTCAGCAACGACCTGATCCGGCTCAAATACGGCCTGATCAAAGAAATCAAAGCCGGGGAGCATCTCTAGAATGTCAAACATGACGGAAATCCGCTATATCGACAGAAAGACCGGGACAATCCTGACAGAGGACACGCCGGGAGAGCGCTGGCTTCGGTTTTTGTACCGCAATCCCCTGGGAAAGCTCCCGCTCCACGCGTTCGTGAAGCGAAAGGGGCTTTCGGCCCTGTACGGCAGGCTTATGGACAGCCCCCGTTCCCGGGCAAAAATCGCCCCCTTTGTCAAGCGCTACGGCATTTCCATGGAGGAGTCCGTCAAATCCGTCGACGCCTTTTCGTCCTTCAATGATTTTTTCAGCCGGAAATTAAAAGCGGACGCGAGACCCGTGGCCGGCGGGGAAGAGCGGCTCGTTTCCCCCGCCGACGGGAAAATCCTCGCCTTTGAGCGCTTCTCGGACATCGGGACGCTTTTCGTCAAAGGGAGACCGCTTACGGCGGCGGCCTTATTTGGCGAGGAAGAGACGGCCGAGCGCTACCGGGAAGGGGCGCTTATCCTGATCCGGCTCGCTCCCGTCGATTATCACCGTTTTCATTTTCCGCTGGCGGGCCTTCCGGGCCCCGCGGAGAAAATCCCCGGGGCGTACTTCTCGGTTTCCCCCTGGGCCGTCGGAGAGCGGGTTTCGATCTTTTGCGAAAACAAGCGGGAACTGACGCTTCTTGAAACCAAGACCGCGGGGGTCCTCGCGATCTTTGAAATCGGCGCCACCATGGTGGGCGCCGTCACCCAGACCTTTACGCCGGGGATTGCCGTCAATAAAGGCCGGGAAAAGGGATATTTTTCCTTCGGCGGATCCACGGTTATCCTCGTCGCGGAAAAAGACGCCGTCGTCTTGGACGACGATTTGCTGGACAATACAAAAAAAGGCCTCGAGACAAAGGTCCTCATGGGCGAGGGCATCGGGAAGGGGTTGCGCCTATGACCAAACACAGCGGAAAATACTTCAGAAAAGGCGATCCGATCCTCTACGGGATCCTTTTCGTGATTCTCGGAACCGTGGCCTTAAAGGCCTTTCGCATGAAGCCTGTGGAGGCGGGCAAGGCAGAGATCTGGGTTGCGGGTAAGCTCGAATACGTGCTCCCCCTCAAGGTCGAGGAGTCGGATCTCTTTGTGGATACTCCCTTGGGAGGCGTCAACGTCAAGTTCAAAGACCGCATGGTTCGGGTCACCTCATCCAATTCCCCGCTCAAACTCTGCGTCAAGCAGGGCTGGATCAAGAATCCCGGCGAGACCATTATCGGCGTGCCCGACAAGCTCGTGATCAAGATCGCGGGCGCGGCGACCGCAGGCCAAGCCGCCGCGGGCAGCGACGACAATATCGATATTATTCTGAAATAGTCATTTATTGAGAAACAGGGAGTACAAACGTGGACGACAACATGAAGGGCAACAAAAAAATCCCCTTTTTAAAGATTATCCTGATCGGCGTTCTTTTTATCCTGATCCAGAGTTTTTTGCAGCAATACGACAAGGTGAGCGTGGTTTTCCGGCAGTATATCGGCT
This genomic interval carries:
- a CDS encoding nicotinate phosphoribosyltransferase: MTKDVVLTEFARVINSDRYQYTESDVFLMEEMQNMEAVFDVFFRKTEDGGFAVVSGIQEIVRLIDILNTTPEAEKREYFSKLIDEPHLCDYLCGLKFTGDIYAFRDGELAYPNEPVITVKAPLIQAQILETPILNILNMQMAIATKASRVTRAAWPVPVSSFGSRRAHGFDSAIAGNKAAVIGGCASHSNIMTEYKYGLPSVGTMAHSFVQAFGVGSKAEKLAFDTFIKHRKDRKLNSLILLIDTYNVVDTGIRNAIQAFKDAGIDDSYPGSYGVRIDSGDLAYLSKKCRELLDRAGLKKAKIFLTNSLNEELIRSLKEQGACVDIYGVGDAIAVSKSWPCFGGVYKIVEIDNKPVIKLSEDIIKISNPGFKEVYRLYDKDGLAYADLITLARNDGDREKLAKNATIKIRDEKYEFKNSTLKAGSYTSKKLTQTYVKGGEIIRENYEALFDILASQRYYFDNLTTLSKERQRLENPHNYKVDLSNDLIRLKYGLIKEIKAGEHL
- a CDS encoding phosphatidylserine decarboxylase, with the translated sequence MSNMTEIRYIDRKTGTILTEDTPGERWLRFLYRNPLGKLPLHAFVKRKGLSALYGRLMDSPRSRAKIAPFVKRYGISMEESVKSVDAFSSFNDFFSRKLKADARPVAGGEERLVSPADGKILAFERFSDIGTLFVKGRPLTAAALFGEEETAERYREGALILIRLAPVDYHRFHFPLAGLPGPAEKIPGAYFSVSPWAVGERVSIFCENKRELTLLETKTAGVLAIFEIGATMVGAVTQTFTPGIAVNKGREKGYFSFGGSTVILVAEKDAVVLDDDLLDNTKKGLETKVLMGEGIGKGLRL
- a CDS encoding NusG domain II-containing protein encodes the protein MTKHSGKYFRKGDPILYGILFVILGTVALKAFRMKPVEAGKAEIWVAGKLEYVLPLKVEESDLFVDTPLGGVNVKFKDRMVRVTSSNSPLKLCVKQGWIKNPGETIIGVPDKLVIKIAGAATAGQAAAGSDDNIDIILK